The sequence TTCAGGTGCTCTTACCTGCTAAAGGATCTGTTAAAAAGAAGGCGACCCAGAGAACGTTCAGAAGAACCACAGTGAGGTGGACGATCCACTTCATGTTTCTGCACCTTCAGTCTGTCAGGAATAAAGACTGAAACTCTGTGAGGGACACATACATACCACAGAATGAAGCAGCCCTCCTCACAGATGTTAAGATAACTtcgtctgtgtgttttctggtgTCTGTGCATGGCAGAGTTGTGCAATTTACCACCAACTCAACAGGACACCTTCTGCACAACATGTGATTTACTTTCCTCTGTGGTTAAATTTTCATAGTTGCATCACAGGATGAGTTTAATGTCAACATTTCAATTCCATTTGTTGTAAATTCATTGTAGCAACttgcacaaaacatttttacactttagcTGCTCACCACCGTTACGACCAAGAGCAATCTACACTGGTCCTGCTGGTCCTTTCTGGAGCTAAAACAGTTGCTAATAAACTGCACCTACAAAGAGTTAAGGAGTGTTAtgagatgtttcaccttcatcctaCAGGAAGTCATGAAGAACCAAGTGTCACCAGTCAAAGAACACACAAATAAAGGCAGATTTTTAAGGCCGATGTGTTGATACGACTAGAAAGCTGAAGAATTACCAAAGAACTTTCAGATTTACGTCCAGCTGGAATTTCCCCGTCGTATTGACTGAGCTGAACTTTTCGTACTGATTTCTCTTCCCATTCATTGGAGTGTGTGGACTTAAATACAAACAGTCCTAAAACGTTAAAAATGACACCATCAATTAGGCTGCACATATATATTACAATCACAAAGCTCCTTTTAGCACAACTTCTGCCAAAACAGAAGGGTCCAAAAACAACCTGAGAGTTTCACCTTCTCAATCCAGAAGGTAGCAACATTCATCGTTCTACAGTCTATGGGTGCAATCCAAGCCAGTCAAACATGAATAGCACAGAATCTAAATGATGTTTCAACTGTCTTTGGAGGGAATTTCCATTATTTTAAGACAAAATCATCTATTTTTCAGGAAAAGCATTTTGAAAATTAGTTGGAAATCAttcaaaaagcaataaaattgaGACTTATTTTTATACCATTTCCAAAGAATACTGATCGAGGTTTGCAAAAACCAAAGACTTGACAGCTTAGAAGGAACTAAGAAGTTTTCACACCACTGACTGTGTTTGTATGAGGTTTATACTGCAGGTTAATGTGGGCAATACAAAGCATCAGAGAGTCATTACACAAACAGGATATGGTTTATCAGTGGTTCCATTCAGCCTCCAAATGGCTTCACTTGAATGCAAAATCTACCTTGCAACAGATTTGCACATTAATACCAAAATCCTGAGCACATGGTTACATGCATTTCATAGGATGTGATTCGATGAAGCAACAGAAGCAGGACAATTTAATAGGTGGTGTGGTCGATATTTTTCATGATGCCCTTGACCCAGGAGAGACTTGGATCCGCACAGATGTTACGAGACTTTTGTGTGACCAAACTGAAACAAAGAAGTGAGAAAAGTTAATGTCATTATCATGATCAAACCTCTTTTAGCCAAAGTAAGAAGAACTAATAGctaaagagcaaaaacacacacaaaagaaactTTTACTGGAGAgaccaaaaaacccaaaaaagaagaaatcaaaaagaaaggaggaaatTTCATATTTATACCAATTAAGATTCATTAAATTTATGTAGGTGATTGTATTTAACAGAATGGGAATGAAGAAAATCCAGTTTGCAGCACTTACATGACTGCAGGCTTGGTGCAACAGTTATCAGTCATGTAATATCTGACAATGAGGTCTTTCTTTATTCTTCTCGGGTAGTATGAGAAGCAGCAGGTGTCTGGTACTAGATTTGACGACcctaaagaaaaagaaagaaaagtatttaaataaacacaacagacCGTCAAAAGCTTGACTAAATAAAGAAGAATTATTTGGATCTATATGAtagagggacttttgaagtccatgggatatatcttgcatacatttttatcaaaagtaaaaaagattaatgttcatcatgatcatgtctttacaaattccatcattatttattatggaaacaatcacttattaataaaaaatgactggatatcactaaaatgtcaactaaataaccgtcccaatttaataacaaccaccttctaattagctaaacaataataaaatgagctgattcaaaaattgtttcgattgtgttctttttattaagttgagataatcatgacaaatatttcttttttggcaatatatcaaattttatatggaaaataacaaattgtatcactttcaattaagttccccattacaaaaacacctctcaaggaagtgtgttaattccagatcacatgacctgctccacatgatgtcatttcctcctgaagaaaagactggccagactccaaggctttctgacttatttaatataaagtagtgtgtgagtcaagtgtggatttatggcatgtcaacaggtttattaCAGTATATTtctaaataactttcaattttactcagttatatatataatatttagaagaatctttctgttaaaatgccatgtgatgtttggttatagttgattttaggcctgaaaacagcaaaaatgtcaactatgatacacaaagtcctgcaattatatattgactgaCGGATGTCTTTCATTAAACGTTCTGATGGAGAAAAGAAACTGTGGTTGAACAGACTCACCAGAAGACCACTGGTGCCGTTCCTCTCTTCTTGGGACAGAACCTTGGAAAGGATTGACTTTCAGTGGTACTTTTGCTGTGGTAACCACAGGACAGCAACTGTCTGAAGGAAAATATATGATGCagatattttaaatgcacacaatagacagtcaaaagtttgactGCACTAAATAAGTAATAGTTTAGGTCTAGACTAGTAGATGTCTTGCCTCAAACTCTCAAGTGGAGAATAGAAAGTCAGACTGAACAGACTCACCATGATACTGTTCATCCCATATCTCCGTCTGTGGAACAGGAGCAGCTTCTGATGTGCTGCTAGAAATCACTGAAGTCACCTCTGAGGAAGTTGATGTCTGGACAGTTGGAGGAGCTGTAGTCGCCTCATTCAAGTCTCTGATGGTGGAAGAACTAACAAAGCACAGCGTTTAGCTACACCACAATATCAATTCaagatgaaaagagaaaatatgaggaaataattgtttgtttttcctgttttctttgttaatgattaaaattgaacccatttatgttcattttatcACCACTGTTGGAAGAATAATTTTCAAACCAGACCGGGACGTACGAGTCGATTCTTTGGATTTAAGTGTTAAAATGTTTAGGATTTCTATCACTTTAGTGAGACATTTAgtttgcagcaggaagaagtttgttaaaaaaaaaaaatgttgatttcatGATAATTATTGGTCACTgaatttttctctcattttttacTCTACTGAACTTGTTCTATAGTGCTGTTACTGAAACTGaagcaaactgttttttttaaatgtgctatataaataaagttattctaACAATAAACTATCCCTGATTCATTCCTCATTCAATGATTACTCACATTTTTGTGCATCAGATTCTAgccctgtttttttatttagagCAAAACTCAAAGTGAAACTGTCAAGTAtctaatatacactaccagtcaaaagttttagaacattccaacttttccatttttttattggaaattatttaTGTTAACGTTTCATTGTATTCTGAAATGAAAGTATCgaacaaataaacacataaagtaaaaaaaaaaaaaagatcaatttagaatccaaaatgtattctaaacttttgactcatcaaagtagccacaaTTAGCagatacaacaactgaacacactctttccacaatggaaatcaaatattcttcagaaagttcttccgaACTCTACTGCAGAaattcccataaatgtgtggttcttgtaggttgctttgctttcactcttctgtccagttcatccaaaccaTCTCCATGAGGTTTAAGtgtggagactgtgctgccactccatgttttcaagctcaccatcttgttcttttttcctaaggtagttctggcagagcttggactgatgttctggatcattatctgctgtaggatgaacccctgaccaactagaacataccagagggttctgcatggagctgcagaatgttgtggtagctgtttaggttcagggttcctctcactctgtacaagtcatcgaccctggatccagtaaAACCGCTCCAGACCATCatacttcctcctccatgtttgacagttgatgtcacacactgaggaaccatcctttctccaaCTTGACGGCATACAAAAAACCTGCGTGATGAACTATAGATTTCTAATTTTGATTCGTCAATCCATAATACCGTCTTCCAGTCTTCACCAGTCCATTGGTGGGGTTTCATGGCCCAGACAAGTCTCTTTTCCTTATTGTGCTGTCTGAACAATGGTTCTTCACAGTGAAACAGAGACTTCTTACTATGACCACTATGAAgctgattgaagctgttgtcctgtgagctcctatcaccaagctgttgactctcacaaaCTTGTCTGCTGACTCTGTTGTGgttttgggtcttccagaccacttcctgtcagagtttcctccagtttctgagcctttcaATGGTGAAGAAAACTCTACTCTTCTACTTTCTTTACAATTtatctgtaggaaagacctacatttttaagagttatgatggtctgtctctcttctattgttaattgccttttcctctccatttttatagcaacacactactttctttcacctttgtaccatttcaaacTACTCATTGGACTTTAACTATTTGAATTTccatgaaaaaaaggaaaaattggggcattctaaaacttttaacCAGTTATGGATGTAATATTAAATATGCAGATATTCTGCTGAAGTTAAAACAGTGAAATTAGACTTACGTTGAAGGaggttcacctgctgctgtcTTTGGTGCAGCGTAAACTTCAAGCCGAGCGTCACATCCAGTCAAAAGAACAGATTAGACAACAAACACTTTTTTCACTAAATGGGGTTCATGTATGACAACTGAATAGGTTTTGCTTTCTCctcattttgcagtttgcatATGTTTCTGTCACACGTGTCTGTCATACCAAAGAAAAAGTAGCCAATGGCAAAGTATATTTTTGTGTAGTTTGCTTTTCCATTTCTTTACTCTATCATTGCTTTACACTCCAAAGTTTTAGCATTAATCAAGCTGTATTCTGCACATTCTTGGTTCTTGTTAAACTGATAGATTAGAATGAAGGTGAGACTGAAGCTTACCATCCGATGTCATTCTGGTTTTATCAGTGGGGACGTCAGCTGGTCCTGGagttgatgtccacattttatcAGATGGAGGCTGAAGACAAAACTCTCCGACCTTCATCTCCTCATCAGAGCTGTTGGAGCTTCTTCTCTGGACAAACACTGGAAATGAAAAGCCGTCACCTCGGCATGATGAGTCTGTTGGATAACAACCAAACGAATGTTCCTTCAGGTGCTCTTACCTGCTAAAGGATCTGTTAAAAAGAAGGCGACCCAGAGAATGTTCAGAAGAACCACAGTGAGGTGGACAATCCACTTCATGTTTCTGCACCTTCAGTCTGTCAGGAATAAAGACTGAAACTCTGTGAGGGACACATACATACCACAGAATGAACCAGCCCTCCTCATAGATATTAAAAGAGCCTCATCTATGTGGTTTACCACAAAACCAACAGGACATCATCTGCACAAAGTGTGCTTTACTTTCCCATGTACAAAAGACagtttgcacacacacagctggagtTCATTTTCATAACTGGTAGCAAAAACTGCACATCACAGGCTGAGTTTAATGTAAACATTTCAATTCCATGTGTTGCGAAAAGTCTTCTCTaaactaaatataaatgtacgtttgaaacacaaaaagataaacagaaataaaatttaaaaatagcaaaacaatctaatggaaaaacagaaaattaaggTAATGGACTGTACAAGATAAGGAGTAATGCAATAATCAGCAGGTAATGTGCAGCAGACAGCAAGCTGTTATTAGGTAGTCCATGATTATAGGCTGCTGTTTCAGAGTCTGATAGCAGTGGGAAAGAAAGACTTCTTCAGTCTTGTGACACTTCTGTACCTCCGGGTTGAGAGTAGAGGTGTGAACAGTCTGTACCAGCTATGGGTGGGGTCTTTGAGGATGGAGGCAGCtctcctgtggattctgtggtgGTATTTGCTCTGCAGAGACAGAGGTAGAGTCCTGGTGAGTCTTCACCACTCTATGCAGGTGTTTGCATTCTTAATGAGCAGTGACACGGTGATGCATGCAGCTGGTCAAGATGCTCTCAATAATGCAGCTGTAGAAGCTGCTGAGTGCCAAGCTTCCTTCGCCTCCTCAGGAAGGCCAGCCGTGTGGTGTTGAGTGTCCAAATGAGGTCCTCACTGATGTGGACGCCCAGGTATTTGAAGCTGCTGACTCTTTCCACTTCAAGCTGAGGGTGTCCTCTCCTTCCTCATGTTCACCATCATATCCTTCGTCTTGTCTGTGCTGAGGGTGAGTTTATTGTTGTCACATCATGACACCAGACTGTCCACCTTCCTCCTGTAGGCTGCATCGTCCCCACCAGCTAGATGGGAGAAAGCAAAACTTGaatgatgaagaagaaggagcCATTCATCAGGCAGAAGGTTGGGTCTGGATGTAGTTGGGTGTTTCAGCTAAACAATAATCCCAAATACACATCAAAAACTATAACGATATGGATAAATCAAGCTAGAATTAATGCTTTAGACCACATGGTCCTggtgttttatcagtctgtgttGGCGAGCGCCATCTCCTTTGCTGTGGGGTGCAGACATCAAGGCGAAGGACGCCAACAGACTGAATAAAGTGATCAGGAAAGCCCAGTCTGTGGTTGGCTGTCATTTGGTCGccctggaggaggtggtggagcagaggaacctcaggactgcagagacgGTTGATGTTTTTATAGGAAGGTTAAAGATGCACCTTTGAAATGCTTGTCTGTGTGTTCTTTTAACTTATTAACTGAGTGTGAGTGCAGATGTGGAATGATTGTGTGTATGTTCGtgtcttttatgtttttccttGTACTGTTTggcacaatgacaataaagctttccaattctgattctgattcagcAGCGCTTAGAGACAGTAGGAAGGCAaaactcaggaaaaaaaactccagtAATACCAGACACAGGGAGGCAAACATCTGCAGTGACCAGCTGGAGTTAAGACAGAACGCCAGAGAGaagattaacagaaaataactaaacaCATCAATCATCATCAGACAGCGTAGACCAGCCCTGGATGGAAATATGGTGAGACACAACGAAGCAGCTGGTTGTTGTTATGGAAACCTGATACTGTCAGAAAGGCTGGCAGGTCTAGCACAACATTAAGGAAGGTtctagaagaagacactggtctggaaggGAAAGAACTTTGGACTGCAATGTTGGACAGAACGAGCTGGATGAAGAACTTTGTTCATGTCACTGATTCTGTCGGATGCACTTCACTGATTtagataataaaaacaagatcaaaggaagggaaacttttaaggaattattggaattttcttcctgaaggttttgcaaattttcagaaatttggggaattgtttttgctgaatttttggatttttttcagatgaggaaacaatatttttttgtgcctgtaaatgaggacaacaggagggttaaatatctACAGAGCTGTAGCTGACTTGTATCTGTTGTTTGTGTTAAAACTGGATTTGCAACTGCAATCATCATGATTTCTCGTCATTATACTGgatttattttcaata comes from Amphiprion ocellaris isolate individual 3 ecotype Okinawa chromosome 23, ASM2253959v1, whole genome shotgun sequence and encodes:
- the LOC111582714 gene encoding uncharacterized protein LOC111582714 — protein: MKWIVHLTVVLLNILWVAFFLTDPLAVFVQRRSSNSSDEEMKVGEFCLQPPSDKMWTSTPGPADVPTDKTRMTSDVYAAPKTAAGEPPSTSSTIRDLNEATTAPPTVQTSTSSEVTSVISSSTSEAAPVPQTEIWDEQYHDSCCPVVTTAKVPLKVNPFQGSVPRREERHQWSSGSSNLVPDTCCFSYYPRRIKKDLIVRYYMTDNCCTKPAVILVTQKSRNICADPSLSWVKGIMKNIDHTTY